In one window of Gossypium hirsutum isolate 1008001.06 chromosome A01, Gossypium_hirsutum_v2.1, whole genome shotgun sequence DNA:
- the LOC121205796 gene encoding cytokinin riboside 5'-monophosphate phosphoribohydrolase LOG1, producing MENHHHNSRFKRVCVFCGSSPGKNPSYQLAAIQLGQQLVERDIDLVYGGGSIGLMGLVSQAVFDGGRHVLGVIPKTLMPREITGETVGEVRAVSGMHQRKAEMARQADAFIALPGGYGTLEELLEVITWAQLGIHDKPVGLLNVDGYYNSLLSFIDKAVDEGFIAPAARSIIVSAQTAQDLMCKLEEYEPKHSGVASKLSWEMEQQLGFTAKSDIAR from the exons ATGGAAAATCATCACCACAATTCAAGATTCAAGCGTGTATGCGTCTTCTGTGGTAGCAGTCCTGGCAAGAATCCTAGCTACCAGCTTGCTGCTATTCAACTTGGCCAACAACTG GTTGAAAGGGACATTGACTTGGTTTATGGTGGAGGAAGCATTGGCTTGATGGGGCTCGTCTCTCAAGCTGTCTTTGATGGCGGCCGCCACGTGTTGGG GGTAATTCCCAAGACACTGATGCCAAGAGAG ATAACAGGCGAGACCGTGGGAGAAGTAAGAGCTGTATCAGGAATGCACCAACGTAAAGCTGAAATGGCTCGTCAAGCTGATGCCTTTATTGCCTTACCAG GTGGTTATGGAACCTTGGAAGAACTCCTGGAAGTGATCACTTGGGCTCAGCTAGGAATCCATGACAAACCT GTGGGATTGCTGAACGTGGATGGCTATTACAACTCACTCTTATCATTCATAGATAAGGCTGTTGATGAAGGGTTCATAGCACCAGCTGCCCGTAGCATAATTGTGTCTGCCCAAACTGCCCAAGATCTAATGTGCAAGCTCGAG GAATATGAACCTAAACATTCTGGGGTGGCCTCCAAGTTAAGCTGGGAAATGGAACAACAACTGGGTTTCACTGCAAAATCAGACATTGCTCGTTGA